In Chryseobacterium gotjawalense, the following are encoded in one genomic region:
- a CDS encoding transketolase family protein produces the protein MKYTYTEKKDTRSGFGAGLAELADKNPNVVALCADLIGSLKMEKFIEKAPERFFQIGIAEANMMGIAAGLTINGKIPFTGTFANFSTSRVYDQIRQSIAYSNKNVKICASHAGLTLGEDGATHQVLEDIGMMKMLPGMTVINTCDYNQTKAATLAIADFDGPVYLRFGRPVVPVFIPEDMPFEIGKGIVLQEGTDVTIVATGHLVWESLLAADELEKEGISCEVINIHTIKPLDEEIILKSVEKTGRLVTAEEHNYIGGLGESVAGMLSRKRPTIQEYVAVNDTFGESATPAELMKKYKIDAAAVKEAVKRILER, from the coding sequence ATGAAATATACCTATACAGAAAAAAAAGATACAAGAAGCGGATTCGGTGCCGGACTGGCAGAATTGGCAGATAAAAACCCAAATGTAGTCGCGCTTTGCGCCGACCTCATCGGTTCTTTGAAAATGGAGAAATTCATCGAAAAAGCACCGGAACGTTTTTTCCAGATCGGGATTGCAGAAGCCAATATGATGGGCATCGCAGCCGGCTTAACCATCAACGGAAAAATTCCTTTCACCGGAACTTTTGCGAACTTTTCAACTTCCAGAGTGTATGACCAGATCCGTCAGTCGATCGCCTATTCCAACAAAAACGTAAAGATCTGTGCTTCCCACGCAGGCTTAACTTTGGGTGAAGATGGCGCAACCCACCAGGTTTTAGAAGATATCGGAATGATGAAAATGCTTCCCGGAATGACCGTGATCAACACTTGCGATTACAACCAGACCAAAGCAGCAACTTTAGCCATCGCAGATTTCGACGGACCGGTTTATTTAAGATTCGGACGACCGGTTGTTCCCGTATTTATTCCGGAAGATATGCCGTTTGAAATCGGAAAAGGAATTGTGCTTCAGGAAGGAACCGACGTGACCATCGTAGCAACCGGACATTTGGTTTGGGAATCTTTATTGGCTGCAGATGAACTGGAAAAAGAAGGGATTTCCTGTGAAGTCATTAATATTCACACGATTAAACCTTTAGACGAAGAGATCATTCTGAAATCCGTGGAGAAAACAGGAAGACTCGTCACTGCAGAAGAGCACAATTACATCGGCGGTTTAGGAGAATCCGTTGCCGGAATGTTGTCCAGAAAAAGACCGACCATTCAGGAATATGTTGCGGTAAACGATACTTTTGGAGAATCTGCCACGCCGGCAGAATTGATGAAAAAATACAAAATCGACGCTGCCGCAGTAAAAGAAGCAGTGAAGAGAATTTTGGAAAGATAA
- a CDS encoding IS110 family RNA-guided transposase, translating into MMKKVLKQVAGIDVAQKELVVTFGCLFEDFSIDLSAYKVFKNTDNGMRLLVEWINKLRNQDVVVNYVMEATGVYHQKFAYYLEENKYNVSVVLPNKISNYMRTLEVKTITDKSCSQAISQFGLERKLEAWKRPEKAYKELQQLTRERDQIVLERSIIKNQIHAEKTEAEPNLKSLDRMQLRIRFLNTQEKEIKNDIKSIVDLHPKIKQIIGRVTTIPGIGDLTAVIVLAETNGFELIRNKSQLSSYAGLDVIEKQSGTSVKGKPRISKKGNRNLRKSLHLPALAAVKWDDNFRNIYARLVSKHGIKMKALVTIQRKLLELIYLLFKNETEYDKEYQTKNSVQTQMV; encoded by the coding sequence ATGATGAAAAAAGTATTGAAACAAGTGGCAGGGATTGATGTCGCACAGAAAGAATTAGTGGTTACTTTCGGATGTTTATTTGAAGATTTTTCAATTGATTTATCTGCATACAAAGTTTTTAAAAATACTGATAATGGTATGAGATTGTTGGTTGAGTGGATTAATAAATTAAGAAACCAAGATGTCGTAGTTAATTATGTGATGGAAGCGACAGGAGTTTATCACCAAAAATTCGCCTATTATCTTGAAGAAAACAAGTACAATGTTAGTGTTGTTTTACCCAACAAGATTAGCAATTACATGAGAACTTTGGAGGTGAAAACGATAACAGACAAGAGTTGTTCTCAAGCCATTTCTCAATTTGGATTGGAACGAAAATTAGAAGCGTGGAAAAGACCAGAAAAAGCCTATAAAGAACTTCAACAGTTGACTCGGGAAAGAGACCAGATCGTTCTGGAAAGAAGTATTATTAAAAATCAAATTCATGCTGAAAAGACTGAAGCAGAGCCTAATTTAAAAAGTTTAGATAGAATGCAGTTGCGTATCAGATTTTTAAATACACAAGAGAAAGAAATTAAAAATGATATTAAATCGATTGTAGATCTTCATCCGAAAATAAAACAAATTATAGGACGAGTTACAACGATTCCGGGAATCGGAGATTTAACAGCGGTAATCGTTTTAGCGGAAACAAATGGTTTTGAACTCATTAGGAACAAATCTCAATTATCGAGTTATGCAGGTCTTGATGTAATAGAAAAGCAATCAGGAACATCCGTAAAAGGCAAGCCGAGAATATCTAAAAAGGGAAATAGGAATCTGCGAAAATCACTTCACTTACCAGCTTTAGCTGCGGTAAAATGGGATGATAATTTTAGAAATATCTATGCAAGATTAGTTTCAAAACATGGTATAAAAATGAAAGCTTTGGTAACAATACAAAGAAAACTTTTAGAATTAATTTACCTATTATTTAAAAACGAAACAGAATATGACAAAGAATATCAAACAAAAAATAGCGTGCAAACACAAATGGTTTAA
- a CDS encoding HU family DNA-binding protein — MNLHEIAEALSESSTLNPVDCYGVMVGMAAQIAKHQQEGNVVNIEFLGTFRIRAKSTAVESPELVSEKTIGKPSVNFRPSVLMKQRISKTQFVPKK, encoded by the coding sequence GTGAACCTCCACGAAATCGCCGAGGCCCTGTCCGAAAGCAGCACCCTGAACCCAGTGGACTGTTACGGGGTGATGGTAGGCATGGCCGCGCAGATTGCAAAACACCAGCAGGAGGGAAATGTCGTGAACATTGAATTTCTAGGCACTTTCAGGATCAGGGCCAAATCCACTGCGGTGGAATCTCCGGAACTGGTCTCCGAAAAAACGATTGGTAAACCCTCGGTCAACTTCCGCCCCTCTGTCCTGATGAAACAGCGGATTTCCAAAACACAGTTCGTACCTAAAAAATAG
- a CDS encoding transketolase, which yields MSKSIEELKSLTTQIRRDILRMVHAVNSGHPGGSLGCTEYFTALYGKVMNYKFPFTMEGKNEDLFFLSNGHISPVFYSTLARFDFFPVAELATFRKLGTRLQGHPTTHDGLPGIRIASGSLGQGLSVAIGAALAKKLDGDKSLVYVLQGDGELQEGQNWEAFMYAAAKKVDNIITTIDYNGRQIDGDTEDVLDLGDLHAKMEAFGWTVLNEKNGNDLEAVIAILEKAKSETGKGKPVCILLHTEMGYGVDFMTGTHAWHGKAPNDEQLDNAFKQLYLEGPADY from the coding sequence ATGAGTAAATCGATTGAAGAGCTGAAATCTCTTACCACACAAATTAGAAGAGACATTTTGAGAATGGTTCACGCTGTAAATTCCGGTCACCCCGGCGGAAGTTTGGGTTGCACCGAATACTTTACCGCATTGTACGGAAAAGTAATGAACTATAAATTCCCTTTCACCATGGAAGGAAAAAACGAAGATCTTTTCTTCCTTTCCAACGGACACATTTCACCCGTCTTCTACTCCACTTTAGCAAGATTCGATTTTTTCCCGGTTGCAGAACTGGCGACTTTCAGAAAACTGGGAACCAGATTACAGGGGCATCCAACCACGCATGACGGACTTCCCGGAATCAGAATCGCTTCCGGTTCTTTGGGCCAAGGTCTTTCCGTGGCAATCGGTGCTGCTTTAGCTAAAAAATTAGACGGTGACAAAAGCTTAGTATACGTTTTACAGGGCGATGGCGAATTACAGGAAGGCCAGAACTGGGAAGCATTCATGTATGCGGCCGCAAAAAAAGTAGATAATATCATTACCACCATCGACTATAATGGAAGACAGATCGATGGCGATACCGAAGATGTTTTAGACCTCGGAGATTTACACGCAAAAATGGAAGCTTTCGGTTGGACCGTTCTGAACGAAAAAAACGGTAATGATCTTGAAGCCGTAATCGCAATTCTTGAAAAAGCAAAATCGGAGACAGGCAAAGGAAAACCGGTTTGTATTCTGCTGCATACCGAAATGGGATACGGCGTTGATTTCATGACAGGAACGCACGCGTGGCACGGAAAAGCACCGAATGACGAGCAACTTGATAATGCCTTTAAACAATTGTATTTAGAAGGTCCGGCTGATTATTAA
- the cas9 gene encoding type II CRISPR RNA-guided endonuclease Cas9 (Cas9, originally named Csn1, is the large, multifunctional signature protein of type II CRISPR/Cas systems. It is well known even to general audiences because its RNA-guided endonuclease activity has made it a popular tool for custom editing of eukaryotic genomes.), whose translation MKKNILGLDLGTNSIGWALVQQDFENKTGNILGMGARIIPMTQDVMDNFGGGKPTSTQTAERTGYRGVRRLRERFLLRRERLHRVLNILDFLPEHYAAQIDFEKRFGKFKNDSEPKLVYYKNDFIFKKSFEEMLTDFKNHQPQLLENNTKVPYDWTMYYLRKKALSQKIEKEELAWLLLNFNQKRGYYQLRGEEEEENPNKLIEFYSLKIIDVTADEPQKGKSDIWYSLQLENGWVYRRSSKTPLFEWKNKIRDFIVTTDLNDDGSIKTDKDGNEKRSFRAPSENDWTLVKKKTEQEIYNSHKTVGTYIYEALLQNPKQKIKGKLVRTIERKFYKEELKQILIKQKEFHSEFQNDDLYLDCTRDLYKNNDAHQLVLSKKDFVHLFLDDLIFYQRPLRSQKSSISNCTLEFRKHKDENGVEQTRYLKVISKSNPYYQEFRIWQWMYNLSIYKKDDEGNPITIEFLNSNEDYENLFEFLNTRKEIDQKALLKYFKLNEKTHRWNYVEDKKYPCNETKTLITSRLEKVESISEGFLTKEIEQKLWHLIYSVNDKIEYEKALKSFAQKNNLHEISFFEAFRKFPPFKSEYGAFSEKAIKKLLPLMRLGKYWDANESTKNASTYKENIDELLGNLNRKDTEISKNDRDKWKKTINIKLRDELEMFLDGEVESFQGLRLHIAQYLVYGRHSEASITGKCNSADELEEFLKEFKQHSLRNPIVEQVITETLRVVKDIWAKYGNGAKDFFSEIHIELGREMKNTAEDRLKITNLVTTNENTNLRIKALLAEMMNDGEVENVRPYSPMQQEILKIYEDGILNSDIEIEDDILKISKTAQPAPSDLKRYKLWLEQRYKSPYTGQVIPLNKLFTTEYEIEHIIPQSRYFDDSFSNKVICESAVNKLKDNYIGLGFIKQFHGQIVECGFGKNVKIFEVEEYEDFVKKHYDKNRGKRTKLLMEDIPEKFIERQLNDTRYISKYISGVLSNIVRGENNDDEVNSINIVPGNGKITTQLKQDWGLNDVWNELILPRFERMNQLTNSTDFTAWNENHQKFLPTVPIELSKGFSKKRIDHRHHAIDALVIACATKEHVNFMNNEHALRKGKTKDEKQNIRYDLRKNLCYKKYNGESKENYKWIFNKPWDDFTIDTKHHLETITVSFKQNLRVINKATNYYEKYVEKENVKAKERVEQTGTNWAIRKSMHKETVSGKVDLPWVKVPKGKILTATRKNLDASFDLKSINSITDTGIQKILTNYLVYKENNPELAFSPEGIEDMNKNIEKFNDGKPHQPIYKVRVFEMGSKFSLGQTGNKKDKYVEAAKGTNLFFAVYQDKNGKRSYTTIPLNEVIERQKQGLSSVLATNEKGDSLLFNLSPNDLVYIPTEDEIENVINIDFQNISKEKSKNIYKTVSFSGSQIFFVKQDVASSIVNKAEFSTLNKMERAIDGTMIKDNCIKLNIDRLGNISKA comes from the coding sequence ATGAAGAAAAATATACTTGGACTAGACTTAGGCACGAACTCAATAGGGTGGGCGTTGGTACAACAAGATTTTGAAAATAAAACCGGAAATATTCTCGGCATGGGTGCCAGGATAATTCCGATGACTCAGGATGTGATGGATAATTTTGGTGGTGGAAAACCAACTTCAACTCAAACTGCTGAAAGAACAGGTTATAGAGGTGTAAGAAGACTTCGGGAAAGATTTTTATTAAGAAGAGAAAGGCTTCACCGGGTTTTAAATATTTTAGATTTTTTACCGGAACATTATGCCGCTCAGATTGACTTTGAAAAACGCTTTGGGAAATTTAAAAACGATTCTGAGCCGAAATTGGTTTATTATAAAAACGATTTTATTTTCAAGAAATCTTTCGAAGAAATGTTGACGGATTTTAAAAATCATCAACCACAACTTTTAGAAAATAATACAAAAGTTCCTTATGATTGGACGATGTATTATCTCAGAAAAAAAGCACTTTCCCAGAAAATAGAAAAAGAAGAGCTGGCTTGGCTTTTATTGAATTTTAATCAGAAACGTGGTTATTATCAATTGCGCGGTGAAGAGGAAGAAGAAAATCCGAATAAATTAATAGAATTCTATTCTTTAAAAATTATTGATGTAACTGCAGATGAACCGCAAAAAGGGAAATCTGATATTTGGTATTCCTTACAATTAGAAAATGGCTGGGTTTACAGACGTTCGAGTAAAACACCATTGTTTGAATGGAAAAACAAAATAAGAGATTTTATCGTGACAACTGATTTGAATGATGATGGAAGTATAAAAACCGATAAAGATGGAAATGAAAAAAGAAGTTTTCGCGCTCCAAGTGAAAACGACTGGACTTTGGTGAAAAAGAAAACCGAGCAAGAAATCTACAATTCGCATAAAACGGTCGGAACTTATATTTATGAAGCACTTCTTCAAAATCCGAAACAGAAAATCAAAGGGAAATTGGTTCGTACGATTGAACGTAAATTTTATAAAGAAGAATTAAAACAAATTTTAATAAAACAAAAAGAGTTTCATTCTGAATTTCAAAATGATGATTTGTATTTGGATTGTACGCGTGATTTATACAAAAACAATGATGCGCATCAATTGGTTTTAAGCAAAAAAGATTTTGTTCATTTATTTTTAGATGATCTGATTTTCTACCAGCGTCCTTTGAGAAGCCAGAAATCTTCCATTTCCAATTGTACTTTAGAATTTAGAAAACATAAAGACGAAAATGGAGTAGAGCAAACACGATATTTAAAAGTTATTTCGAAATCGAATCCGTATTATCAGGAATTCCGAATTTGGCAATGGATGTACAATCTTTCCATTTATAAAAAAGATGATGAGGGAAATCCTATAACAATAGAATTTCTGAATTCTAATGAAGATTATGAAAACCTTTTTGAATTCTTAAATACTAGAAAAGAAATTGACCAAAAAGCTTTGTTGAAATATTTTAAATTAAATGAAAAAACACATCGATGGAATTATGTAGAAGACAAAAAGTATCCTTGTAATGAAACCAAAACGCTTATTACTAGTAGATTAGAAAAAGTAGAAAGTATTTCTGAAGGTTTTTTAACAAAAGAAATCGAACAGAAATTATGGCATCTCATTTATTCTGTTAATGATAAAATAGAATACGAAAAAGCACTGAAATCATTTGCTCAAAAAAATAATCTGCATGAGATTTCATTTTTTGAAGCATTTAGAAAGTTTCCACCATTTAAAAGTGAATACGGAGCGTTTTCAGAAAAAGCGATTAAAAAATTATTGCCATTAATGCGTTTGGGAAAATATTGGGACGCAAATGAAAGTACAAAAAACGCTTCCACTTATAAAGAAAATATTGATGAATTATTAGGAAACTTGAACCGAAAGGATACGGAAATTTCTAAAAACGACAGAGATAAATGGAAAAAGACCATTAATATAAAACTTCGCGATGAGTTGGAAATGTTTTTAGATGGAGAAGTAGAATCGTTTCAAGGATTACGACTTCATATTGCTCAATATTTGGTTTACGGAAGACATTCTGAAGCATCGATAACTGGAAAATGTAACTCTGCAGATGAATTAGAAGAGTTTTTAAAAGAATTCAAGCAACACTCACTTCGTAATCCGATTGTTGAACAGGTAATTACAGAAACACTTCGTGTCGTAAAAGACATTTGGGCGAAATATGGGAACGGCGCAAAAGATTTCTTTAGTGAAATTCATATCGAACTGGGTAGAGAGATGAAAAATACTGCAGAAGACCGGCTGAAAATAACCAATCTTGTTACCACAAACGAAAATACCAATCTCCGGATTAAAGCATTGTTAGCAGAAATGATGAATGATGGGGAAGTTGAAAATGTTCGCCCTTATTCCCCGATGCAGCAAGAGATTTTAAAAATTTATGAAGACGGTATATTGAATTCTGATATTGAAATTGAAGATGATATATTGAAAATCAGCAAAACTGCGCAACCTGCGCCTTCAGATTTAAAAAGATATAAACTTTGGTTGGAACAGCGATACAAATCACCTTATACAGGGCAAGTTATTCCATTGAACAAGCTTTTCACAACGGAATATGAAATTGAACACATTATTCCTCAAAGTCGCTATTTTGATGATAGTTTCAGCAATAAAGTGATTTGCGAATCGGCGGTAAATAAGTTGAAAGATAATTACATCGGGCTTGGTTTTATTAAACAATTCCACGGGCAAATCGTTGAATGCGGGTTTGGGAAAAATGTGAAAATTTTTGAGGTAGAAGAATACGAGGATTTTGTTAAAAAACATTACGACAAAAACCGTGGCAAAAGAACGAAACTTTTGATGGAAGATATTCCTGAAAAATTCATTGAAAGACAGTTGAATGACACTCGATATATCAGTAAATATATTTCGGGAGTTCTTTCTAATATCGTTAGAGGTGAAAATAACGATGATGAAGTAAATTCTATAAATATTGTTCCCGGAAACGGAAAAATAACAACGCAGTTAAAGCAGGATTGGGGATTAAATGATGTTTGGAATGAATTAATTTTGCCGCGTTTTGAACGAATGAACCAACTAACCAATTCAACTGATTTTACGGCTTGGAATGAAAACCATCAGAAATTTTTGCCAACCGTTCCGATTGAACTTTCCAAAGGATTTTCAAAGAAAAGGATCGATCATCGCCATCACGCAATTGATGCTTTGGTAATTGCTTGCGCGACGAAAGAGCATGTGAATTTTATGAATAATGAGCACGCATTAAGGAAAGGAAAAACTAAAGATGAGAAGCAAAATATTCGCTATGATCTGCGAAAAAATCTTTGTTATAAAAAATATAATGGTGAGTCAAAAGAAAACTATAAATGGATATTTAATAAACCTTGGGATGATTTCACAATAGATACAAAACACCACTTAGAAACCATTACTGTAAGTTTCAAACAAAATCTTCGTGTTATCAATAAAGCTACCAATTATTATGAGAAATATGTGGAAAAAGAAAACGTTAAAGCCAAAGAAAGAGTAGAGCAGACGGGAACGAACTGGGCAATCAGAAAATCAATGCATAAAGAAACTGTTTCTGGAAAAGTGGATTTACCTTGGGTGAAAGTTCCGAAAGGAAAGATTCTTACAGCGACAAGAAAAAATCTGGATGCATCATTTGATTTAAAAAGTATTAACTCAATAACAGATACCGGAATTCAGAAAATTCTTACAAACTATCTCGTATACAAAGAAAACAATCCTGAATTGGCTTTTTCACCTGAAGGAATTGAAGATATGAATAAAAATATCGAAAAGTTCAATGATGGGAAACCACATCAACCTATTTACAAAGTAAGAGTTTTTGAAATGGGAAGTAAATTTTCTCTTGGACAAACGGGAAATAAAAAGGATAAATATGTTGAAGCAGCAAAAGGTACCAATTTGTTTTTTGCCGTTTATCAAGATAAAAATGGGAAAAGGTCTTACACAACAATTCCTTTGAATGAAGTGATCGAAAGACAGAAGCAAGGATTAAGTTCTGTTCTTGCGACCAATGAAAAAGGTGATTCTTTGCTATTTAATCTTTCTCCAAATGATTTAGTTTATATTCCTACAGAGGACGAAATAGAAAATGTTATCAATATTGACTTTCAAAATATTTCAAAGGAGAAATCAAAAAACATTTATAAGACTGTAAGCTTTTCAGGCTCTCAAATATTTTTTGTGAAGCAAGATGTTGCTTCATCCATCGTAAATAAAGCAGAGTTTTCAACTTTAAACAAAATGGAAAGAGCTATTGATGGGACAATGATTAAAGACAATTGTATCAAACTGAATATCGACCGTTTGGGAAACATTTCAAAAGCTTAA
- a CDS encoding HIRAN domain-containing protein: protein MNRSDFIKSLGLGMGGIILPKTSFFTTQLVKIYDNYIRGIQFYDFKKIAELIREGDEAVLKRDSENIHDAFATEVRFKEYKLGYIAAYENVVLANMLNQNISLIGKISRIDLNSYDNKVAIEIYAEVVIPSEKLITMMGSENRSDDAIDLYRNNY, encoded by the coding sequence ATGAACCGTTCAGACTTCATAAAATCATTAGGCTTAGGAATGGGAGGTATCATACTTCCCAAAACCTCCTTTTTTACTACACAGTTGGTTAAAATATATGATAACTATATTCGCGGCATTCAGTTCTATGATTTTAAGAAAATTGCAGAATTAATAAGGGAAGGAGACGAGGCTGTTCTAAAAAGAGATTCAGAAAATATTCACGATGCTTTTGCTACAGAAGTACGTTTTAAAGAATATAAATTAGGTTACATCGCAGCTTATGAAAATGTTGTTTTAGCCAATATGCTGAATCAAAATATTAGTTTGATTGGCAAAATCAGTAGAATTGATTTGAATTCTTATGATAATAAAGTTGCAATTGAAATATATGCTGAAGTGGTAATTCCATCAGAGAAACTAATTACAATGATGGGTTCTGAAAATAGATCTGATGATGCGATAGATTTATACCGAAATAATTATTAA
- the cas1 gene encoding type II CRISPR-associated endonuclease Cas1, whose translation MITRSIYIGNSAYLKLKDEQMYILCPETKEVKGKIPVEDLGLLMLDHFQITISHQLIQKMMGNNVVIISCDAHHLPHGIMLPLYGHSQHSDRVKDQLEASEPLKKQLWKQTVECKIENQKEVLVRLGNYHEPMTGYQNNVKSGDITNMEGIAAQHYWKYLISLDFLRQRFGESPNPFFNFGYAVLRSIVARAIVETGLLPVLGIFHKNKYNPYCLADDLMEPYRPFVDLLVMDWLTKNPDSEKLTKEFKAHLLQIATKDVLIDGNRRPLMIAVKTTVTSLYKCYTGEKRVIAYPELI comes from the coding sequence ATGATCACCCGCTCCATCTACATCGGCAATTCCGCATACCTCAAACTCAAAGACGAGCAGATGTATATTCTTTGTCCAGAAACCAAAGAAGTGAAAGGCAAAATTCCGGTGGAGGATTTGGGTTTGCTGATGTTAGATCACTTTCAGATTACCATTTCCCATCAGCTTATTCAGAAAATGATGGGAAATAATGTGGTGATCATCAGTTGCGATGCGCACCATTTGCCCCACGGCATCATGTTACCACTGTACGGACATTCCCAACATTCAGACCGGGTCAAAGATCAGCTGGAAGCCAGTGAACCGCTGAAAAAACAACTCTGGAAGCAAACCGTAGAATGCAAAATTGAAAACCAAAAGGAAGTTTTAGTCCGTTTAGGAAATTATCATGAACCCATGACCGGTTATCAAAACAATGTCAAAAGCGGCGATATTACCAATATGGAAGGCATCGCCGCACAACATTACTGGAAATACCTCATCAGTTTAGATTTTCTTCGCCAGCGGTTTGGTGAGTCGCCGAACCCGTTTTTCAATTTCGGATATGCGGTTTTGCGCAGTATTGTAGCACGTGCGATTGTAGAAACGGGTTTGCTTCCGGTTTTAGGGATTTTTCACAAAAATAAATACAATCCCTATTGTTTAGCAGATGATTTGATGGAGCCTTACCGTCCTTTTGTAGATCTGTTGGTGATGGATTGGCTGACGAAAAATCCCGATTCAGAAAAGTTGACCAAAGAATTTAAAGCGCATCTCCTGCAGATTGCAACCAAAGATGTGTTGATCGACGGGAACAGAAGGCCATTAATGATCGCCGTAAAAACAACCGTTACCTCGCTTTACAAATGCTATACGGGAGAAAAACGGGTGATTGCTTATCCGGAATTAATATGA
- a CDS encoding type II toxin-antitoxin system HicA family toxin translates to MIVFSLSLIHHLRYIKRLKVGEIIKMLEKDNWFLHRQKGSHRQYKHPDKKGTVTVNGKPGEVLSQMLLNSIFKQAGWK, encoded by the coding sequence TTGATAGTATTTTCACTATCTTTGATTCATCATTTGCGATATATAAAACGATTAAAAGTCGGCGAAATTATTAAAATGCTGGAGAAAGACAATTGGTTTCTCCACCGGCAAAAGGGAAGTCACAGACAATACAAACATCCCGATAAAAAAGGAACAGTAACTGTAAATGGCAAGCCGGGTGAAGTTTTATCACAAATGCTTTTAAACAGTATTTTCAAACAAGCTGGCTGGAAATAA
- a CDS encoding type II toxin-antitoxin system HicB family antitoxin has protein sequence MKKIKVIIDWDQNFGAVSDLVDGCVATGKTFEQVKENYASALEFHLEDLAKEEIPKELLGKYELEFELTAQALLHRFDKILTRAALSRITGINERQLGHYVSGYRNPKSEQRKKIVEAFHRLGEEFLSVS, from the coding sequence ATGAAAAAGATAAAAGTAATTATAGACTGGGACCAAAATTTTGGCGCAGTCTCCGATTTAGTTGATGGTTGTGTTGCAACCGGAAAAACTTTTGAGCAGGTAAAAGAAAATTATGCATCTGCTTTGGAATTTCATTTAGAAGATTTAGCAAAAGAAGAAATCCCAAAAGAACTTTTAGGGAAATACGAACTGGAGTTCGAGCTTACAGCTCAGGCATTACTGCACCGTTTTGATAAAATCCTTACGCGCGCTGCACTATCCCGCATCACAGGAATTAATGAAAGACAACTGGGGCATTATGTTTCGGGATACCGAAATCCAAAATCAGAACAAAGAAAAAAAATCGTGGAGGCTTTCCATCGGTTGGGAGAAGAATTTCTTTCAGTGTCATAA
- a CDS encoding acyl-CoA thioesterase, with translation MQNKTVFQFISEPSDVNYGGNVHGGSVMKWIDQAGYACGSSWSSSYCVTVYVGGIRFYSPIKIGHIIKVEAEVIYTGKTSMHIAINVFSRNIKRKDFEKKTHCIIVFVAVDDEGHSVEVPKFIPTTEQDRQMEKYAIKLMDLRKKIEDEMKPFM, from the coding sequence ATGCAGAACAAAACAGTTTTTCAGTTTATCTCGGAACCCAGTGATGTTAACTATGGCGGCAATGTTCACGGCGGAAGTGTAATGAAATGGATTGACCAGGCGGGTTACGCCTGTGGGAGTTCCTGGTCCTCCAGTTATTGTGTTACGGTTTATGTGGGCGGAATCCGGTTCTATTCTCCCATAAAGATCGGACATATCATAAAAGTGGAAGCTGAAGTTATTTACACCGGAAAAACCAGTATGCATATCGCTATCAATGTTTTCTCACGCAACATTAAGAGGAAAGATTTCGAAAAGAAAACGCACTGTATTATAGTTTTCGTTGCGGTTGATGATGAAGGCCATTCGGTAGAAGTTCCGAAATTCATCCCCACTACCGAACAGGATAGGCAAATGGAAAAATACGCAATCAAACTGATGGATCTTCGTAAAAAGATTGAAGATGAGATGAAGCCTTTCATGTAA
- the cas2 gene encoding CRISPR-associated endonuclease Cas2 translates to MNAERFNAYRIMWVLVLYDLPTETKANMKDANRFRKGLLDDGFALFQFSMYMRHCPSRENAEVHIKRVKFMLPKAGKVAIMCITDKQFGDIEIFFARNKEEPPPMYQQLELF, encoded by the coding sequence ATGAATGCCGAGAGGTTTAATGCCTACCGAATTATGTGGGTTTTAGTTTTATACGATTTACCGACCGAAACCAAAGCCAATATGAAAGACGCGAACCGCTTTCGTAAAGGTTTGCTGGATGATGGTTTTGCGCTCTTTCAGTTTTCCATGTATATGAGGCATTGCCCGAGCCGTGAAAATGCTGAGGTACATATTAAAAGGGTAAAATTTATGCTTCCAAAAGCCGGTAAAGTTGCCATTATGTGCATTACCGATAAGCAGTTTGGTGATATTGAAATCTTTTTTGCCAGAAATAAAGAAGAACCGCCGCCAATGTACCAGCAACTCGAATTATTCTGA